The following coding sequences are from one Cryptococcus deuterogattii R265 chromosome 1, complete sequence window:
- a CDS encoding general transcriptional repressor, with the protein MPESRMSHSHSHHPHSGHHHSSHPHSYVHPPPPNYPSSHPSYPHHHHGSRHVSNGHSSQVPVSGPPSSQIPIAGSPGDPVGPPAIAASNAGSTHSRSVPPISSEARAAKEKMDSILAQLAAANENTWMLIGAVAEGMNDQDRALSAFENALRHNPSSVLGLNAVASIARGRDDFDKAIEYFQRILNANPENGEVWGSMGHCLLMKDDLPKAYTSYQQALYHLANPKEPKLWYGIGILYDRYGSFEHAEEAFSSVLKVDPNFEKANEIYFRLGIIYKHQRKYKSSLDCFRYILNNPPRPLTSWDIWFQLGHVYEQDRDFEAARDAYMRVLSHQPDHAKVLQQLGWLYHQPGAHFADQEKAVSYLTKSLETDPSDAQSWYLLGRAYMAAQRYNKAYEAYQQAVYRDGRNPTFWCSIGVLYYQIAQYRDALDAYSRAIRLNPYISEVWYNLGSLYESCNNQMADALDAYSRALELDPNNTVIKQRMTLLQNPNGGPLPPVPPPVDVHPSQYTAAPTAQPPAGSPNVSPSHQLPSDAPAGGRDLPPPPPGGDIARGHSPGPFRNGAAPPPLNHVDEPRGPVPGMTQLARMETEPRPVEIRDERYNGHYDPADMRRHNGSPLSPHASRRESQAFPSQPSYFPPSNGAYARDREREEWDRPRGGSRVPHGPSPRMGDRTPNTDPRIPQEYRDYPGYYDRRAAYPPPLGGPPTPSALPGRFDPRREAEEFRRREQDREANGAKQTSSARQENRIPSPAASVASSKNGRKRGEGTRKAKDKEEKAQSVKKEGGRKGKAAGLKAGEEASGQSPRGNVNSPVSVHNTPQVNTARPVPPPAPASAPAMSRTVDEDYDEGAADALMVLAGDRSTTTLPLPVRHTTPSPSGLVSPQPPAPNAAPATGAKRPGPEPNSPEQANKRVKAEKSQSPIGSASGSASSRAPKRTVIEVLNTPSIASPLPRTSPAVNEEKRSQASQERKEERKGEVTSAKEMDERATKTSSSLPPPAPPSPPNRPARSSSVHTPQLPPRRVSSPLPEAEMEASRPPTPPLPDAPASPVIPAEAPAPVESSGESGPRTPPLPPPKSFESPSGKAPTSGGDREDVDMAEAEKES; encoded by the exons ATGCCCGAATCACGCATGTCCCATTCCCACTCTCACCATCCCCATTCCGGCCACCACCActcctctcatccacaCTCTTATGTACATCCACCTCCGCCAAACTACCCTTCATCTCACCCATCATATCCCCATCACCACCACGGCTCGCGACATGTCTCAAACGGTCACTCTTCGCAAGTACCTGTATCCGGgccgccatcttctcaaatACCCATTGCTGGCTCTCCGGGCGACCCTGTTGGGCCACCTGCCATAGCTGCCTCAAACGCCGGTAGTACCCATTCGAGAAGTGTGCCGCCGATAAGTAGCGAGGCGAGAGcggcaaaggagaaaatggaCAGCATTCTGGCGCAACTGGCTGCCGCTAATGAGAATACATGGATGTTGATAG GTGCTGTCGCCGAGGGGATGAATGATCAAGACCGAGCTCTTTCCGCCTTTGAGAATGCACTTAGGCATAACCCATCATCTGTTCTTGGATTGAATGCCGTTGCGTCCATTGCACGAGGTAGAGACGATTTCGACAAAGCTATTGAATACTTTCAACGTATTCTCAATGCGAACCCTGAAAATGGTGAAGTATGGGGATCAATGG GGCACTGTCTTTTGATGAAAGATGATCTTCCAAAAGCTTACACATCGTATCAACAAGCATTGTACCATCTTGCTAATCCCAAA GAACCCAAGCTTTGGTATGGTATTGGTATTTTGTACGATCGATATGGTTCTTTCGAACACGCCGAGGAGGCTTTCTCGAGTGTCCTGAAAGTTGATCCTA ACTTTGAAAAAGCCAATGAGATCTACTTCCGCTTGGGTATCATCTACAAACATCAACGCAAATACAAGTCCTCCCTTGAT TGTTTCCGATACATCCTTAAcaatcctcctcgacctctgACATCCTGGGATATCTGGTTCCAGCTTGGACACGTATACGAGCAAGATCGCGATTTCGAAGCTGCAAGGGATGCTTATATGAGGGTACTCAGCCATCAGCCAGATCATGCCAAGGTTCTTCAGCAGCTTGGCTGGCTCTATCACCAGCCTGGGGCCCACTTTGCTGATCAAGAAAAGGCCGTGTCATATTTGACCAAAAGTCTTGAAACCGACCCGTCAGATGCACAAAGCTGGTACCTTCTTGGGCGTGCGTACATGGCGGCTCAACGTTATAATAAGGCCTACGAAGCGTACCAACAAGCAGTTTATCGAGATGGTCGCAATCCCACCTTTTGGTGCTCAATCGGTGTCCTGTACTATCAGATTGCCCAGTATCGTGACGCTCTCGACGCTTATTCGCGTGCCATCCGACTCAACCCTTACATCAGCGAAGTCTGGTATAATCTGGGCAGTCTCTACGAGTCGTGCAATAACCAGATGGCTGATGCGCTGGATGCTTATTCTCGCGcccttgagcttgatccCAACAACACCGTAATCAAGCAGCGTATGACTTTACTCCAAAATCCCAATGGcggtcctcttcctcccgtACCTCCTCCAGTGGACgttcatccatctcaataCACTGCTGCTCCTACCGCTCAGCCTCCTGCTGGATCACCAAATGTTTCACCAAGCCACCAACTTCCGTCGGATGCTCCTGCAGGTGGACGagatcttcctcccccACCTCCTGGAGGCGACATTGCTCGTGGTCACTCTCCTGGTCCATTCCGAAACGGTGCTGCCCCTCCCCCACTTAATCATGTTGATGAGCCTCGAGGGCCTGTGCCCGGTATGACTCAGTTAGCTAGAATGGAGACTGAGCCACGTCCGGTTGAAATTCGGGATGAACGATACAATGGACATTATGATCCTGCCGATATGCGACGCCACAACGGTTCACCCCTTTCCCCGCATGCTTCACGACGCGAGAGTCAGGCTTTCCCAAGCCAGCCGAGCtacttccctccttctAACGGTGCGTACGCACGTGAcagggaaagggaagagtgggaCAGACCTCGAGGTGGATCCAGGGTTCCTCATGGTCCCTCGCCTAGAATGGGTGATCGTACACCAAACACAGATCCCAGGATCCCTCAGGAATACCGCGATTATCCAGGGTACTACGATCGTCGTGCGGCCTATCCCCCGCCGCTGGGTGGCCCGCCCACACCATCAGCTTTGCCCGGAAGATTTGACCCCAGACGAGAGGCTGAGGAATTCCGTCGTCGCGAACAAGATCGGGAAGCCAACGGTGCCAAGCAGACCAGTTCAGCAAGGCAAGAGAACCGAATACCCAGTCCGGCAGCATCAGTTGCGTCAAGTAAAAACGGACGGAAGCGTGGAGAAGGCACGAGGAAAGCAAAGGataaggaggagaaggctcaGAGTgtcaagaaagaaggtggaaggaagggaaaagctGCGGGGTTGAAGGCTGGTGAAGAAGCCAGTGGACAGTCGCCAAGGGGAAACGTCAACAGTCCTGTCAGTGTGCATAACACACCGCAGGTGAACACTGCCCGGCCAgtccctcctcctgctccaGCATCCGCACCTGCAATGTCTCGCACTGTAGATGAAG ACTACGACGAGGGCGCGGCCGATGCGCTTATGGTTCTTGCTGGCGATCGCAGCACCACCACACTTCCTCTACCTGTTCGTCATACAACCCCCAGTCCTTCAGGCCTCGTTTCCCCACAGCCGCCCGCTCCCAATGCTGCTCCTGCTACCGGAGCCAAACGGCCTGGTCCAGAACCCAACTCACCAGAACAGGCCAATAAGCGTGTTAAAGCCGAGAAGTCTCAGTCACCAATTGGTTCCGCGTCAGGTTCTGCTTCCAGTCGAGCGCCCAAGCGAACAGTGATAGAAGTGCTCAACACACCCAGCATAGCCAGTCCTTTGCCTCGGACGTCTCCAGCCGTAAACGAAGAAAAACGGTCTCAAGCGTCCCAAGAAcgaaaggaagagaggaaaggagaggtaACTTCTgcgaaggagatggacgagCGCGCTACTAAAACATCAAGTTCTTTACCGCCTCCTGCCCCACCATCTCCCCCAAACCGTCCTGCTCGCTCTTCGTCCGTCCATACTCCTCAACTGCCTCCTCGTCGGgtctcatctcctcttcctgaaGCTGAAATGGAAGCGTCACGACCGCCGACACCTCCTCTGCCTGATGCGCCAGCCTCTCCAGTAATTCCGGCTGAAGCCCCTGCGCCAGTCGAGTCTTCTGGAGAATCAGGCCCTCGCACTCCTCCTTTGCCTCCTCCCAAGTCTTTCGAGAGCCCATCCGGGAAAGCGCCAACGAGTGGTGGCGATCGTGAAGATGTCGACATGGCTGAGGCCGAGAAGGAAAgttga